One window from the genome of Paracoccus zhejiangensis encodes:
- a CDS encoding GntR family transcriptional regulator, whose translation MTAGPTAPKAQLIAAEVRRRIVEREWLQGDRIPDEADLAVEFGAARATVNKALQLLADEGLLDRKRRAGTRIAVNPVRKATFSIPIVREQIEAEGMVYSHRVIAQRDSPIPEDVSARTGLPEGSILTHLRAVHYGDGKPFQFEDRWINRAALPQVAGADFRALNANEWLVQNAPYLHADVEFTAANADARDARMLQVRRGQALLILHRTTWNDLGPITTVRLACHPGYVMSAAS comes from the coding sequence GTGACAGCGGGTCCCACAGCCCCCAAGGCGCAGCTGATCGCCGCCGAGGTGCGCCGCCGTATCGTCGAGCGCGAATGGCTGCAGGGCGACCGCATCCCCGACGAGGCCGATCTGGCAGTCGAATTCGGCGCGGCGCGGGCGACGGTGAACAAGGCGCTGCAACTGCTGGCCGATGAGGGCCTGCTGGATCGCAAGCGCCGGGCCGGCACCCGCATCGCCGTCAACCCGGTGCGCAAGGCCACCTTCTCGATCCCCATCGTGCGCGAGCAGATCGAGGCCGAGGGCATGGTCTATAGCCACCGGGTCATCGCCCAACGCGACAGCCCGATCCCCGAGGACGTGTCCGCCCGGACCGGCCTGCCCGAAGGCAGCATCCTGACCCATCTGCGCGCCGTCCATTACGGCGATGGCAAGCCCTTCCAGTTCGAGGATCGCTGGATCAACCGCGCCGCCCTGCCGCAGGTGGCGGGCGCCGATTTCCGCGCGCTGAATGCCAATGAATGGCTGGTGCAGAACGCCCCCTACCTTCATGCCGATGTCGAGTTTACCGCCGCCAATGCCGATGCCCGCGATGCGCGGATGCTGCAGGTCCGGCGCGGTCAGGCGCTTTTGATCCTGCACCGCACGACATGGAACGACCTCGGCCCGATCACCACCGTCCGGCTGGCCTGCCATCCTGGCTACGTGATGAGCGCGGCCAGCTGA
- the hutI gene encoding imidazolonepropionase, giving the protein MHLLSNVRIAEQDADTGQYGLSAATAILLEDDRISWIGDPAELPERYAHAEREDLAGRVVTPGLIDCHTHIVFGGDRAREFEMRLEGASYEEIARAGGGILSSVNATREADEAVLLKQALRRVDALLAEGVTTIEVKSGYGLDVESELKMLRVARLIEARREVSVRTTWLAAHALPPEYKDDRAGYLREVVIAGMKQGHDEDLIDAVDGFCEGIAFSRDEMAMVFDAAAELGLPVKLHAEQLSDLGGAAMAAEHGAISADHLEYLGADGIAAMAKSGTVAVLLPGAFYTLRETKLPPIQALREAGVPMALATDCNPGTSPLTSILLTMNMGATLFRMTPSECLAGVTTHAARALGLSDRGTIAVGQRADLAIWDIKDLAELSYRIGFNPLHARIVGGEFV; this is encoded by the coding sequence ATGCATCTTCTCAGCAATGTCCGGATTGCCGAACAGGACGCGGATACCGGGCAATATGGCCTCTCCGCCGCCACAGCGATTCTGCTCGAGGATGACCGGATCTCATGGATCGGCGACCCCGCTGAGTTGCCCGAGCGCTATGCCCATGCCGAACGCGAGGATCTGGCGGGGCGCGTAGTCACGCCGGGGCTGATCGATTGCCACACCCATATCGTCTTCGGCGGCGACCGTGCGCGCGAATTCGAAATGCGGCTGGAAGGCGCGAGCTACGAGGAGATCGCGCGGGCCGGAGGCGGCATCCTCTCCAGCGTGAACGCCACCCGTGAGGCCGACGAGGCGGTGCTGCTCAAGCAGGCCTTGCGCCGGGTCGATGCGCTGCTGGCCGAGGGTGTCACCACCATCGAGGTGAAATCCGGCTACGGGCTGGATGTCGAAAGCGAACTGAAGATGCTGCGCGTCGCCCGGCTGATCGAGGCGCGGCGCGAGGTTTCGGTGCGCACCACCTGGCTCGCCGCCCATGCGCTGCCGCCGGAATACAAGGACGACCGCGCCGGCTATCTGCGCGAGGTGGTCATTGCCGGGATGAAGCAGGGCCATGACGAGGACCTGATCGACGCGGTCGACGGGTTCTGCGAGGGCATCGCCTTTTCCCGCGACGAGATGGCAATGGTGTTCGACGCCGCCGCCGAGCTGGGCCTGCCGGTCAAGCTGCATGCCGAGCAGCTGTCGGATCTGGGTGGGGCGGCGATGGCGGCGGAACATGGCGCGATCTCGGCCGATCATCTGGAATATCTCGGTGCCGACGGCATCGCGGCGATGGCGAAATCCGGCACCGTTGCGGTGCTGTTGCCCGGTGCCTTCTATACCCTGCGCGAGACCAAGCTGCCGCCCATCCAGGCGCTGCGCGAGGCCGGCGTGCCGATGGCGCTGGCGACCGACTGCAACCCCGGCACCTCGCCGCTGACCTCGATCCTGCTGACGATGAACATGGGGGCGACGCTGTTTCGCATGACGCCCTCGGAATGCCTGGCGGGCGTCACCACCCATGCGGCCCGCGCGCTTGGTCTGAGCGATCGCGGCACCATCGCCGTCGGCCAGCGCGCCGATCTGGCCATCTGGGACATCAAAGATCTGGCCGAGCTCAGCTATCGCATCGGCTTCAACCCCCTTCATGCCCGCATCGTCGGAGGCGAATTTGTCTGA
- a CDS encoding LysR family transcriptional regulator yields the protein MSQIAAITLKQLRALIAVAEQGSLTGAAGVLNQTTPAIHSQIRKLEEAVGQALLVRGGAADGFSLTAAGVAMERVARRIEGNLSQVGAEIAAMTRGYNGHVRLSVVSTGKYFAPRLVLSLRQQAPEVEVSLRVGNRQQVIADLDQGATDLAVMGRPPSEPKVVSVPLGAHPHGIILPPGHRLAATDGFDPAMLMEETFLARESGSGTRDLMMRYFDRLGEGIEPQLITMDSNETIKQAVMAGMGIALLSLHTCSEELQMGRLVALRGSGLPLMRQWYLVRPAAAKPDAATLRVAQAIEDLAGSYFPHLAG from the coding sequence ATGTCGCAGATCGCTGCCATCACGCTGAAACAGCTTCGGGCGCTGATCGCGGTGGCCGAGCAGGGGTCGCTGACCGGCGCGGCAGGGGTGCTGAACCAGACGACGCCGGCGATCCACAGCCAGATCCGCAAGCTGGAGGAAGCCGTGGGCCAGGCGCTGCTGGTCCGGGGCGGGGCTGCGGACGGGTTCAGCTTGACGGCGGCAGGCGTGGCGATGGAGCGGGTGGCGCGGCGGATCGAAGGGAACCTGTCGCAGGTCGGGGCCGAGATCGCGGCGATGACCCGCGGCTATAACGGCCATGTCCGGCTCAGCGTGGTTTCGACCGGCAAGTATTTCGCCCCGCGTCTGGTCCTCAGCCTGCGCCAGCAGGCCCCCGAGGTCGAGGTCAGCCTGCGCGTCGGCAACCGCCAGCAGGTGATCGCCGATCTGGATCAGGGCGCGACCGATCTGGCGGTGATGGGCCGCCCGCCAAGCGAGCCGAAGGTCGTCTCGGTGCCCTTGGGTGCACATCCCCATGGCATCATCCTGCCGCCCGGTCACCGGCTGGCGGCGACCGATGGGTTCGACCCGGCGATGCTGATGGAGGAGACCTTCCTGGCACGCGAAAGCGGTTCAGGCACGCGCGACCTGATGATGCGCTATTTCGACCGTCTGGGTGAGGGGATCGAGCCGCAGCTGATCACCATGGATTCGAACGAGACGATCAAGCAGGCGGTCATGGCCGGCATGGGGATCGCGCTCTTGTCGCTGCATACCTGCAGCGAGGAACTGCAGATGGGCCGGCTGGTGGCGCTCAGGGGCAGCGGTCTGCCCTTGATGCGGCAATGGTACCTGGTCCGTCCCGCCGCCGCCAAGCCCGATGCCGCGACGCTGCGCGTGGCGCAGGCGATCGAGGATTTGGCCGGCAGCTACTTCCCACACCTCGCCGGTTAG
- a CDS encoding phosphoribulokinase, giving the protein MSKKFPIISVIGASGSGTSTVKGTFDQIFRREGVKAISVEGDSFHRFSRTEMKAELRRRFEAGDHTFSHFSYEANELEELERTFREFGETGTGRTRHYVHDAKEADRHGVPPGEFTAWTPFDSDADLLFYEGLHGCVSNGEVDLPPLCDLKIGVVPVMNLEWIQKIHRDRESRGYSTEAVTDTILRRMHAYVHCVCPQFTATDINFQRVPVVDTSNPFIARWIPTSDESLVVIRFRSPRGIDFPYLVSMIHGSWMSRANSIVIPGNKQDLAMQLILTPLIERLVSTARRLR; this is encoded by the coding sequence ATGAGCAAGAAATTCCCCATCATCTCGGTTATCGGCGCCTCGGGCTCGGGCACCTCGACGGTCAAGGGCACCTTCGACCAGATCTTCCGGCGCGAGGGGGTCAAGGCGATCTCGGTCGAGGGCGATTCCTTCCACCGTTTTTCGCGCACCGAGATGAAGGCCGAATTGCGCCGCCGCTTCGAGGCGGGGGATCACACCTTCAGCCATTTCTCTTACGAGGCCAACGAACTCGAGGAACTGGAACGGACCTTCCGCGAGTTCGGCGAGACTGGCACCGGCCGCACCCGGCATTATGTCCATGACGCCAAGGAAGCTGATCGCCATGGCGTGCCGCCGGGCGAGTTCACTGCCTGGACGCCCTTCGACAGCGACGCGGACCTGTTGTTCTACGAGGGGCTGCATGGCTGCGTCTCGAATGGCGAGGTCGACCTGCCGCCGCTCTGCGATCTGAAGATCGGCGTGGTGCCGGTGATGAACCTCGAATGGATCCAGAAGATCCACCGCGACCGCGAAAGCCGGGGCTATTCGACCGAGGCGGTCACCGACACGATCCTGCGCCGGATGCACGCCTATGTGCATTGCGTCTGCCCGCAATTCACCGCCACCGACATCAACTTCCAGCGCGTGCCGGTGGTCGATACCTCGAACCCGTTCATCGCCCGCTGGATACCCACCTCGGATGAAAGTCTCGTGGTCATCCGCTTCCGCAGCCCGCGCGGGATCGACTTTCCCTACCTGGTGTCGATGATCCATGGCTCGTGGATGAGCCGCGCCAATTCCATCGTCATCCCCGGCAACAAGCAGGATCTGGCGATGCAACTGATCCTGACCCCGCTGATCGAGCGTCTGGTCTCGACCGCCCGTCGGCTGCGCTGA
- a CDS encoding class 1 fructose-bisphosphatase, translated as MPRHLDHLPAATPDDLAEVLDRLAGLGITLAARIARNGLSEDLGAADGGVNASGDRQTALDLIADGMAQVALMGSAVRFFASEEQAEVVELDPEGALALVIDPLDGALNIDGNAPLGTIFGIYPAEATGEASLLRPARELLASGYLIYGPQGGMMLRIGQGQTRKYVLDSGTEQFRDLGPLPDMPLEMPEYAINAANYRHWPAPIRSFIDDRLAGNEGPLGHDFNMRWIAALVAETHRILTRGGIYLYPGDSRKGYETGRLRLVYECGPIAHLVEGAGGRASDGVRPILDLVPTSLHQRTPFVFGSANQVARVATHHDLPEDESALFGRRGLFR; from the coding sequence ATGCCACGCCATCTGGACCACCTGCCCGCTGCGACGCCCGACGACCTGGCCGAGGTGCTGGACCGGCTGGCCGGGCTGGGCATCACCCTTGCCGCCCGCATCGCCCGCAATGGCCTGTCCGAAGACCTTGGCGCGGCAGATGGCGGCGTCAATGCCAGTGGCGACCGGCAGACGGCGCTGGACCTGATCGCCGATGGCATGGCGCAGGTGGCGCTGATGGGATCGGCGGTGCGCTTCTTCGCCTCGGAGGAGCAGGCGGAGGTGGTCGAACTCGACCCCGAGGGCGCGCTGGCGCTGGTGATCGACCCGCTGGACGGCGCGCTGAACATCGACGGCAACGCCCCGCTTGGCACCATCTTCGGGATCTACCCGGCGGAAGCCACGGGCGAGGCAAGCCTGCTGCGTCCTGCCCGCGAGTTGCTGGCCTCGGGCTATCTGATCTACGGTCCGCAAGGCGGGATGATGCTGCGCATCGGTCAGGGCCAGACCCGGAAATATGTGCTGGACAGCGGCACGGAGCAGTTCCGCGACCTCGGCCCCCTGCCCGACATGCCGCTGGAGATGCCGGAATATGCCATCAATGCCGCCAATTACCGCCACTGGCCGGCGCCGATCCGCAGCTTCATCGACGACCGGCTGGCCGGGAACGAGGGTCCGCTCGGCCATGATTTCAACATGCGCTGGATCGCCGCGCTGGTGGCCGAGACCCATCGCATCCTGACCCGTGGCGGCATCTACCTGTACCCGGGAGACAGCCGGAAGGGATACGAGACCGGCCGCTTGCGGCTGGTCTATGAATGCGGCCCCATCGCCCACCTGGTCGAGGGCGCCGGCGGGCGCGCCAGCGATGGTGTCCGGCCGATCCTCGACCTCGTGCCCACCTCGCTGCACCAGCGCACGCCCTTTGTCTTCGGCAGTGCCAACCAGGTGGCGCGGGTGGCCACCCATCACGATCTGCCCGAAGATGAAAGCGCGCTGTTCGGGCGGCGCGGCCTGTTTCGCTGA
- a CDS encoding formimidoylglutamate deiminase has product MVVLWAERALLPEGWAEAVRVELTLEGRIGAVTPGAAPEGQRVELLLPAMANLHSHAFQRAMAGLSEARGPEPRDTFWTWRQIMYRFLDHLTPEDVEAIAALVQMEMLEAGYATNVEFHYLHHRPGGGAYDNLGEMSERIAAAADQTGIGLTLLPVHYQFGGVDRRPLGPGQSRFGTDPEGFARLMDAAEAALAPLPGDTGIGVAPHSLRAVSPEALALCTTLRPGRPLHMHLAEQVPEIEEIQAAYGRRPVEWLLDNHTPDQNWTLIHLTHMTEDETRRLAATGAVAGLCPLTESSLGDGIFNGTIWREAGGRLGFGSDSNIRISLIEELRTLEYSQRLRDRARAILATPERSTGRVLYEAGLDGGATAAGRETGAIRPGLWADLCAVSLQNPVMAGRAGDQMLDSLIFAGGDGLIRDVWAAGRHVVRDGRHIRREAITSAYLQTMASLSERM; this is encoded by the coding sequence ATGGTCGTGCTATGGGCGGAACGGGCGCTTTTGCCCGAGGGATGGGCAGAGGCGGTGCGGGTCGAGCTGACCCTCGAGGGCCGCATCGGCGCGGTCACGCCCGGCGCGGCGCCCGAGGGCCAGCGGGTCGAACTGCTGCTGCCCGCCATGGCGAACCTGCATTCCCATGCCTTCCAGCGGGCGATGGCGGGTCTCAGCGAAGCGCGCGGGCCCGAGCCGCGCGACACCTTCTGGACCTGGCGGCAGATCATGTACCGCTTTCTCGACCATCTGACGCCCGAGGATGTCGAGGCGATCGCCGCGCTGGTGCAGATGGAGATGCTGGAAGCCGGCTATGCCACCAATGTCGAGTTCCACTATCTGCATCACCGCCCCGGCGGCGGCGCCTATGACAACCTGGGCGAAATGTCCGAACGCATCGCGGCAGCGGCGGATCAGACCGGCATCGGGCTGACCCTGCTGCCGGTGCATTACCAGTTCGGCGGCGTCGACCGCCGCCCGCTCGGCCCCGGTCAGTCGCGCTTCGGCACCGATCCAGAAGGCTTCGCCCGGCTGATGGACGCCGCCGAGGCGGCTCTTGCCCCCCTGCCCGGCGATACCGGCATCGGCGTCGCGCCGCATTCGCTGCGCGCGGTCAGCCCCGAGGCGCTGGCGCTCTGCACGACCCTGCGCCCCGGACGGCCCCTGCACATGCACCTGGCCGAGCAGGTCCCCGAGATCGAGGAAATTCAGGCCGCATACGGCCGCCGCCCGGTCGAGTGGCTGCTGGACAACCACACCCCCGACCAAAACTGGACGCTGATCCACCTGACCCACATGACCGAGGACGAAACCCGCCGTCTTGCCGCGACCGGCGCGGTGGCCGGCCTGTGTCCGCTGACCGAATCGAGCCTGGGCGATGGCATCTTCAACGGCACCATCTGGCGCGAGGCCGGCGGGCGGCTGGGGTTCGGGTCGGACAGCAATATCCGCATCTCGCTGATCGAGGAATTGCGCACGCTGGAATACAGCCAGCGCCTGCGCGACCGGGCACGCGCGATCCTCGCCACGCCCGAGCGATCGACCGGGCGGGTGCTTTACGAGGCCGGGCTGGACGGCGGGGCGACGGCGGCGGGGCGCGAGACCGGTGCGATCCGCCCGGGCCTCTGGGCCGACCTTTGCGCCGTCTCGCTGCAGAACCCGGTCATGGCCGGGCGCGCGGGCGATCAGATGCTGGACAGCCTGATCTTTGCCGGCGGCGACGGGCTGATCCGCGATGTCTGGGCCGCTGGCCGCCACGTGGTCCGGGATGGCCGTCATATCCGGCGCGAGGCCATCACCTCGGCCTATCTGCAGACTATGGCCAGCCTGTCGGAGCGGATGTGA